The following coding sequences lie in one Hydrogenophaga sp. PBL-H3 genomic window:
- a CDS encoding glutamate-5-semialdehyde dehydrogenase, whose product MNATNTTELMHTLGQQAKAASALMAKASAATKQRALLGLAALLRANVQALQLDNAKDLERARAAGLAEPLVDRLKLTPRVIETCAQGCEQLAAMPEIIGDITGLKQMPSGIRVGQMRVPIGVFGMIYESRPNVTIEAASLSIKSGNAAILRGGSEAIESNRALAALVQRAMVDAGLPADAVQLVPTTDRAAVGQLITMPQYVDVIIPRGGKGLIERISAEAKVPVIKHLDGNCHTYVDDPCDIAMAVTVADNAKTQKYSPCNATESLLVARAVAADFLPKIGAIYAAKGVEMRCCPESKAILATVPGAHLKDATEADWSEEYLAPVISIKLVDGVDEAIAHINHYSSHHTDAILTTDHRHAQRFLREVDSASVMVNASTRFADGFEFGLGAEIGISTDKFHARGPVGVEGLTSLKYVVLGEGEVRG is encoded by the coding sequence ATGAACGCGACCAACACCACCGAACTCATGCACACCCTGGGCCAGCAGGCCAAGGCGGCCTCGGCGCTCATGGCCAAGGCCAGCGCGGCCACCAAACAGCGCGCCTTGCTCGGCCTGGCCGCCTTGCTGCGCGCCAATGTGCAGGCGCTGCAGCTCGACAACGCCAAGGACCTGGAGCGCGCCCGCGCCGCCGGTCTGGCCGAACCCCTGGTGGACCGCCTCAAGCTCACGCCCCGGGTCATCGAGACCTGCGCCCAGGGCTGCGAGCAGCTCGCCGCCATGCCCGAGATCATTGGCGACATCACCGGTCTGAAGCAGATGCCCAGCGGCATTCGCGTGGGGCAGATGCGCGTGCCCATCGGCGTCTTCGGCATGATCTACGAGAGCCGGCCCAACGTGACCATCGAAGCCGCGTCGCTGTCCATCAAGAGCGGCAACGCGGCCATCCTGCGCGGCGGCTCTGAGGCCATCGAGTCTAACCGCGCGTTGGCCGCGCTGGTGCAGCGCGCCATGGTGGACGCTGGCCTGCCGGCCGACGCGGTGCAGCTCGTGCCCACCACCGACCGCGCCGCCGTGGGCCAGCTCATCACCATGCCGCAGTACGTGGACGTGATCATTCCGCGCGGTGGCAAGGGCCTGATCGAGCGCATCAGCGCCGAAGCCAAGGTGCCCGTCATCAAGCACCTGGACGGCAACTGCCACACCTACGTGGACGACCCCTGCGACATCGCCATGGCCGTGACCGTGGCCGACAACGCCAAGACCCAGAAGTACAGCCCCTGCAATGCCACCGAGAGCTTGCTGGTGGCGCGCGCCGTGGCGGCCGATTTCCTGCCGAAAATCGGCGCCATCTACGCGGCCAAGGGCGTGGAGATGCGCTGCTGCCCGGAATCGAAGGCGATCCTGGCCACGGTGCCGGGCGCCCACCTGAAAGACGCGACCGAGGCCGACTGGTCCGAGGAATACCTCGCGCCGGTGATCAGCATCAAGCTGGTGGACGGCGTGGACGAGGCGATTGCCCACATCAACCACTACAGCAGCCACCACACCGACGCCATCCTCACCACCGACCACAGGCACGCCCAGCGTTTCCTGCGTGAGGTGGATTCGGCCAGCGTGATGGTGAATGCGAGCACCCGCTTCGCCGACGGTTTCGAGTTCGGCCTGGGCGCAGAAATCGGCATCTCCACCGACAAGTTCCACGCCCGCGGGCCGGTGGGTGTGGAGGGCTTGACCTCGCTGAAATACGTGGTGCTGGGCGAGGGCGAAGTGCGGGGCTGA
- a CDS encoding DUF2277 domain-containing protein produces MCRNIKTLFNFEPPATELEIRDAALQFVRKLSGFNVPSQANEAAFDRAVEQVAGSARELIQSLRTSAEPRDRAVEAAKARARTAARFGAAR; encoded by the coding sequence ATGTGCCGCAACATCAAGACCCTGTTCAACTTCGAGCCGCCCGCGACCGAGCTGGAGATCCGGGACGCCGCGTTGCAGTTCGTGCGCAAGCTCAGCGGTTTCAACGTGCCCTCCCAAGCCAACGAAGCCGCGTTTGACCGCGCGGTGGAGCAGGTGGCGGGCTCCGCGCGCGAGCTGATCCAGTCGCTGCGCACGAGCGCTGAACCGCGTGATCGCGCGGTGGAAGCGGCCAAGGCCCGAGCCCGAACGGCCGCCCGTTTCGGCGCGGCTCGGTGA
- the gshA gene encoding glutamate--cysteine ligase, producing MVPHLVTALTGPINELEQRILESTPVIERWFRLEWMEHTPPFYSSVDVRNAGFKLAPVDTNLYPGGWNHLTPEMIPLAVQAAMAAIEKICPEAKNLLLIPENTRDTFYLSNLAQLQRIFYMAGLNVRLGSMSNDIKAPTTIELPGGEKVVLEPLIRSKRRLGLKNFDPCTILLNNDLSAGVPGIVEDLHEQYLLPPLHAGWPTRRKSHHFKAYEEVSKRFGKLLGMDHWLINPMFNQCGQVDFNTNAGLECLRSNSDALLGKIRRKYKEYGINEKPFVVIKADNGTGGMGILTVRDAKDLDNLSPKTKERMAVAQGGQAVHEVIIQEGVLTNERINSAVAEPVVYMMDRYVVGGFYRVHADRGVDENLNAPGSSYVPLAFEQSAQLPQPGVKPGASVPNRFYMYGVIGRLAMLAASYELEATDPDAEVYE from the coding sequence ATGGTCCCCCACCTCGTCACCGCCCTGACTGGCCCCATCAACGAGCTTGAGCAGCGCATCCTCGAGTCCACTCCGGTGATCGAGCGCTGGTTCCGGCTGGAGTGGATGGAGCACACGCCGCCGTTCTACAGCTCGGTGGACGTGCGCAACGCCGGCTTCAAACTCGCGCCGGTGGACACCAACCTCTACCCCGGCGGCTGGAACCACCTCACGCCCGAGATGATTCCGCTGGCGGTGCAGGCGGCCATGGCCGCCATCGAGAAGATCTGCCCCGAGGCCAAGAACCTGCTGCTGATCCCCGAGAACACGCGCGACACCTTCTACCTGAGCAACCTGGCCCAGTTGCAGCGCATCTTCTACATGGCCGGGCTCAACGTGCGGCTGGGCTCCATGTCCAACGACATCAAGGCGCCCACCACCATCGAGCTGCCCGGTGGCGAGAAAGTGGTGCTGGAGCCGCTGATCCGCAGCAAGCGTCGCCTGGGCCTGAAGAATTTCGACCCCTGCACCATCCTGCTCAACAACGACCTGAGCGCGGGCGTGCCCGGCATCGTGGAAGACCTGCACGAGCAGTACCTGCTGCCACCGCTGCACGCGGGCTGGCCCACGCGGCGCAAGAGCCACCACTTCAAGGCGTATGAAGAGGTGTCCAAGCGCTTCGGCAAGCTGCTGGGCATGGACCACTGGCTCATCAATCCGATGTTCAACCAGTGCGGCCAGGTCGATTTCAACACCAACGCCGGCCTGGAATGCCTGCGCAGCAACAGCGACGCGCTGCTGGGCAAGATCCGCCGCAAGTACAAGGAATACGGCATCAACGAGAAGCCGTTCGTGGTGATCAAGGCCGACAACGGCACCGGCGGCATGGGCATCCTCACCGTGCGCGACGCCAAGGATCTCGACAACCTCTCGCCCAAAACCAAGGAGCGCATGGCCGTGGCCCAGGGCGGGCAGGCGGTGCACGAGGTCATCATCCAGGAAGGCGTGCTGACCAACGAGCGCATCAACAGCGCGGTGGCCGAGCCGGTGGTCTACATGATGGACCGCTACGTGGTGGGCGGCTTCTACCGCGTGCACGCCGACCGTGGCGTGGACGAGAACCTCAACGCCCCGGGCTCCAGCTACGTGCCGCTGGCCTTCGAGCAGAGCGCACAGCTGCCGCAGCCCGGCGTGAAGCCCGGCGCCAGCGTGCCCAACCGGTTCTACATGTACGGCGTGATCGGACGCCTGGCCATGCTGGCCGCCAGCTACGAGCTGGAAGCCACCGACCCGGACGCCGAAGTCTACGAGTGA